In Vigna angularis cultivar LongXiaoDou No.4 chromosome 8, ASM1680809v1, whole genome shotgun sequence, one DNA window encodes the following:
- the LOC128193651 gene encoding uncharacterized protein LOC128193651 produces the protein MAALKITLTPPLEAENALETSLRKAFESQITSLRPPFSLAIPSPDQYTLLNRAILHGVLTEPQFAKTHIKHLHAIVTDGYATFVTLLLGLVNYLYPKLLASVKTQLLWLTDQTVYVLGIGYDAVLISLLRQIVGADCSDGNLWLCSKLVTLFLEHWGRLLEDSPHVLSFALYTFLRVLTDHCRGGSVEKLETLKRLEIHLCVKIMREEFHLCLKIGRDFIRLLQDLVHVPEFRAMLKDIVFNPCVFNIVGFQFKDVAQIYSTRTSSRYSLLRINPDMETQLRFLLTSIKLGHQKRHQVWFAKKFLNEPDKEFVIIDIVRFICCAHHPPNEIIQSDIVPRWALIGWLLTSCRRNDVVANVKLALFYDWLFFDERVDIIMNIEPAVLLMVHSIPKYVDITHALLEFLLHLVDSYDVERKSVLVKGVSSAFQLLVRKGVIRSLDVLISCHALHPALKERLKRLLACGKLESS, from the coding sequence ATGGCGGCCTTGAAGATAACACTGACTCCACCTTTGGAAGCAGAAAACGCATTAGAAACGTCGCTAAGGAAAGCTTTTGAGTCTCAGATAACATCTCTGAGACCCCCTTTCTCCTTAGCCATTCCAAGCCCCGACCAATACACCCTCCTCAACCGTGCCATCCTTCACGGCGTTTTAACGGAACCCCAATTCGCCAAAACCCACATCAAACACTTGCACGCCATCGTCACCGACGGCTACGCCACCTTCGTCACCCTCCTCCTCGGCCTCGTCAACTACCTCTACCCCAAACTCCTCGCATCCGTCAAAACGCAGCTACTCTGGCTCACTGATCAAACGGTGTACGTTTTGGGTATCGGCTACGACGCCGTTTTGATCTCCCTTTTGCGCCAAATCGTCGGCGCCGATTGCAGCGATGGAAACTTGTGGCTCTGCTCCAAGTTGGTCACCCTCTTTCTGGAACACTGGGGCCGCTTATTAGAAGACTCGCCCCACGTTTTGTCGTTCGCGTTGTATACGTTTCTTAGGGTTTTAACAGATCATTGTAGGGGTGGTAGCGTTGAAAAGTTGGAGACTTTGAAGCGGTTGGAGATTCATCTGTGCGTGAAGATAATGAGAGAGGAGTTTCACTTGTGTTTGAAAATTGGGAGGGATTTTATTCGCTTGTTGCAGGATTTGGTTCATGTTCCCGAGTTTAGGGCTATGTTGAAAGACATTGTGTTTAATCCGTGTGTGTTTAATATTGTGGGGTTTCAGTTTAAGGATGTTGCTCAGATTTACTCCACCAGGACTTCCAGCAGGTATTCTCTGCTGAGGATCAATCCTGACATGGAGACCCAATTGAGGTTTTTGCTTACAAGCATAAAGTTGGGGCATCAGAAGAGGCATCAGGTTTggtttgctaagaagtttttgaATGAGCCTGATAAAGAGTTTGTTATAATTGATATTGTGAGGTTCATATGCTGTGCGCACCACCCTCCAAATGAGATCATTCAGTCTGATATCGTTCCTAGGTGGGCGCTTATTGGTTGGCTTTTGACCTCTTGTAGGAGGAACGATGTTGTGGCTAATGTGAAACTGGCTTTGTTTTATGACTGGCTCTTTTTCGATGAAAGGGTGGATATCATTATGAACATTGAGCCTGCGGTTCTGCTCATGGTGCATTCTATTCCAAAGTATGTTGACATTACTCATGCTCTTCTTGAGTTCTTATTGCATCTTGTGGACAGTTATGATGTAGAAAGGAAGAGTGTCTTGGTTAAAGGTGTGTCATCGGCTTTTCAGTTGCTTGTGCGCAAAGGTGTCATTCGGTCACTTGATGTCTTGATTTCTTGTCATGCTCTTCACCCTGCTTTGAAAGAGAGGCTGAAAAGGTTATTAGCATGTGGAAAGCTTGAAAGCTCTTGA